TGCGAATGGGCTCGGAAGTCCTCCGGCGCGTCCGTGCGGTCGGTGGGGCGCCCGAGGTGCACCGGCCGGCCGCCGAGACGGCGAGACGGCGGAACAGGGCGGCGTCCGACGGCCTGCTCGGCGCCGGATGTCATGTGGGCATCGACGTCGACCGTCGTGCTCGGCCGGGATCACAACACCGGCGGTCCAGTGCGGTCACTCGGTCACCACCGCATCAGAGGTGCGTGGCCTACCGGATTCCGTCGTCGGCCAACCGTTCGGCGCAGCCCGTCAGATAGCGTCGCTCCGGAGCGCTCGTGGTGCGTTCTGCCGCGAGCCGGTAGGCCGCGCGGGCCGCCGCACGATCGCCCGCCGTCTCCAGCAGATGCCCTCGAACCGCAGCCAGCCGGTGGTGCCTCGCGATCCGATCGTCGGAGTCCAGGTGTGCGAGGAGATCAAGACCGGCCTGCGGACCACGCACCATCGCCGCTGCGATGGCGTGGTTCAGGGTCACCATGGGGTTGGGCGCCAGCCGCTCCAACAGTCCGTAGAGCGCGAGGATCTGCGGCCAGTCGGTGTCCTCGGCACACGCCGCTTCGGCATGAACGGCGGCGATGGCGGCCTGAACCTGATAGGGGCCCAGGGGCGGGCGGGCGAGGGCGTCGGTGATCAGTGTGACGCCCTCCGCGATCGCCGCCTGATCCCAGAGGCGTCGATCCTGGTCTTTCAACAGGACGAGGGCACCGTCGGGCCTGGTGCGGGCCGGGCGTCGTGACTCAGTGAGCAGCATCAACGCCAGCAGACCCGCCACCTCCCCGTCCTCGGGTCTCAGGTCCCGCAGGGTCCGGGCGAGTCGGATCGCCTCCCCGGTCAGTTCGGCACGATGCAGATCGGCTCCCGACGAGGCCGCATAGCCCTCGTTGAAGATCAGGTAGAGCACGTGCAGCACGATCGGAAGCCGCTCCGCCTGCTGCGCCGCCGCAGGCAGACGAAACGGGGTCGCGGAGTTCTTGATCCGCTGCCTGGCCCGGCTGATGCGCTGTGCCATCGTCGCCTCGGGGACCAGAAAGCCACGGGCGATCTGGGCCGTGGTGAGTCCACCGACGGCACGCAGCGTCAGTGCCAGCTGCGAAGGCGGCGTCAAGGCGGGATGGCAGCACAGGAACAGCAGCACCAGCGTGTCGTCGCGGTCGCCCGAGGGGTCCTGGTCGGGACCCGGCGCGAACACCTCATCGGCCGGAGTCATCGCGGCGACGGCGATCTCCCGTCTCCGGCGTGCCCGCTCACTACGGTGCTGATCGACAAGCCTGCGCGAGGCGACCGTGATCAGCCAGGCCGACGGCTGCTCCGGCGTTCCCTGCTCGGGCCAGGTGAGCGCCGCATCGAGCAACGCCTCCTGGAGGGCGTCCTCGCAGGCGTCGAACCCGCCGTGTCGGCGGATCAGGGTGCCGAGCACCTGTGGCGTCAGCCGCCGCAGCAACGCGTCGACCTGCTCGGCGTCCGGCGCCCCCGACGGCAGCGCGGGAGGAGCGACCGGCGGCCCGACCCGCGTCGATGCCACTTCGCTCACCCTGCCCACGGCCCCGCGTCCAGGTAGGGCGACCACTCGTGTCATAGCGACCCGCTCGGCCGCGATGCTCTCCCACACCGCACGAGGTGAGCGTGCTGCCGGGCGGCGACGCTGCTCGCAGGCGGGCTCGGCGTGGTCGGACCGACAGAGCCGGGCCGGGTATGTAGGTCCTCGCCATCGAACGGCGGCATCATCTTCTCCTCGTCGAACAGACGGCCGTGTCAGGAGCGACAGGGTCCGAGTTCGGACAGCGCAGCCTGCGGGTCGACTCTGGCGTGCTCACGGGGGTAGCGGCAGGCAGGCGACGACCGCAGCCGGAGCCGGAGACCGGAGAGCATTCTCCGGCGGCTCGGGATGGTCTCCGCCACGCCGCGCTACGCAGCAGCAGGGTACCCGCAACCGATCCGAGGTCGATCGACTTCTTCCGCATTGCCTCGTCGTGGCGCGATACGGGCCGGGCCCCCTGGAGGGCACGTCAGGAGGGGACAGCGGGTCCGTCTGCCAGGCACGCTCGGCCGACGGCGTCGTGACGCGGTGGCCGCGGCGACGCCGCATCAGCTCGACAAGGGCACATCTCGGGCGACCGGACCGCGTCCCCTGCGGTGCGTCGCACCGCACGACGAGAGGACACGAGCGTGACACAGCTTCAGGACGTGATCTCCGCGCTGAGGGCAGAGGCGGACGACGTCGATCGGTTGCTGGTCGATCTCGACGAGGCGGGCTGGGACCGGCAGACCCCGGCTCCCGATTGGACGATCGCTCATCAGATCGCCCATCTCACCGCGACCTTCCGGATGGCGGCAGACGCAGCCGCCGATCAGGCGGCCTTCCGACGAACCACCTCGACGATGGGGGACGACTTCGACGCGGCCGTCTCGAAAGCCCTGGCACCCTACCTGGCGCTCCCGCGAGGCGAGTTGTTCTGCCGGTGGCAGGCACAGCGCGACGCCGCCACCGCCGCGCTCGCGGCCGTGCCACCGGGGCAGACCGTGCCCTGGCTGGTCAACCCGCTGCCCGCCGAGGTCCTCGCGTCGGCGGGGATGATGGAACTCTTCGGTCACGGCCAGGACATCGCCGACACGCTCGGGGTGCATCGTGAGCACACCGACCGAATCAGGCCGCTCGTCGTCTTCGGCGCCCGTACCAGGGACTTCGGTTACCTGGCCCGAGGTCTCACGCCGCCGTCGGAGCAGTTCCGCTTCGACCTGACCGCTCCTTCCGGTGCACTGTGGACGGTCGGCGACGCCGACGCGGCGCAGGTGATCAGTGGTCCCGCCGTCGACTTCTGTCTGCTGGTCAGCCGTCGTCGGCACCGCGACGATCTCTCGCTGGTCGCGCAGGGGGCCGAGGCCGAGCAGTGGCTCGACATCGCCCAGGCCTATCGCGGGCCCGCGGGCGAGGGACGCAGGCCGGGGCAGTTCGCTACGACCCGGCACTGACGCGACGTCGCCGTCGCAGGCTGCGGCGGCGTACCCGGCCGGGCCGCCTGCGTCCCTGCGTGGCCCGGCCTGGTCTCGCTCGCCCCCGCTGTGCAGGTTCCCGCCGAGATCGGTCGGTGGCCAGGCCGACACGTTCCGAGACCGACCGCTGCACAGACAGGAGGCACGACAGCCGAGCATCGCGGGTCCCGGCGGCGGCAGGCCGGCAGGCCGGACACGGAATGGACCACGCGTCTGAGGACCGTGTCAACGGCGGGATCTCCGGCGGACTGCGCGCCGTCGAGCAGCTTGGTCCGGGATATCACCGAGCAGCTGGGTATCAGCCGTTCCCGCACAGGCAACGGGACGAACAGACCTGCCCGCAATTCCCGGCGAACATCCGCCAGGAACGCCTCCACCCCCAGCCGGGCTTGCGAGACAGCTCGTCGATCCCCACCCGGCGAGGCAGGCGGCCTGATCCACCGCGATCACACCAGGGACAACCCGGACGCCTCGACCGCGCAACGGCTCCGAGGAAGAGTCGAGGCCCGAAACAGGCGGGCAGCAGAGGACCGGCGCGGTTCATCCGGACCAGGACCCGTCCGCGCCGTCCGACAGGAGCTACGCGCAGTCCGGGCGGCGATGACCCGTCCTGCCGGACGGGCACCCGATCGACCGAGTGCCCGCATTCAGGACACGCGCCGCACACACCGCGACGGGATCAGTCTATGCGGCTAGGGCGTGGCGACGGACGACTCCGGGCGTGCCAGGGACTCCAGCGCGGCGAACGACGGCATCCATGGTCAGCCATGCCGTCGCCGCCGACTGCCGTCGCCGCCGACGGCGTCTCCTGAAACGCACGCCGTCGACGACGGCGCCGCACAACCATGGAGGCGGTTGGAGGCCTTCGTCTGAAGTCGGGTCGATCGAACCGCGTCACGCGTGACTGGAACGTCACCGTTCGGCGTCACCGGCATGGCTCAGTGCGCGGCGATGGGGGTGTTCTGATAGGCGGTGATGCGCCATTCGTCGTCCTGCTTGACCAACAGCCAGGAGGCACGGACCGCGCGCTCTGGCGCGACCTCGGGCTCCCCCGGTGCCCTGATCCCGCCCCTGGTGAGCACGAGGCAGGTCGTGGGTCCGAGGAACTTCACCGCGACGGGCTCCCCGACGACCCTGGTCCCCTGGAAAGGACCGGCGAACGCGGCGCTCATGAACGCGCCGATCTGCGCCCGGCTCTGGAGGAACACGTCCCCGGGCAGGATCAGGCTGCCGTCCTCGGTGAAGACGTCGGCGAAGGCCGCGCCGTCGTGCGCGGCCCACGCGTCCATGATGCGCTGCGGCAGCCTGCGCACCGCCGCCGTGTCGTCGTCCAAGGTCGTGGAATCGGTGGTCGTCATACCAGAATCCTTCCTATCAGGGATGTTCGGTCGGAGCCGACCGGGTCTCACACCGCACCGGTAGGCATCTTCATCGTCATCGGAGGCCGGGCGGCCGTGCATCTCCGTGGTTGCCGACACCGAGCACCGGCGGTGCACGCTCGTCCAGGTCTGCCGGGTGACCATCGACGGTCCCGGAGCAGCTGACGAGGCCGTCGATGTTCGGGCCGGGTTGCTCACGTCCGAGGACGGCTGTCGCCGTCGGCCGGTGGACGCTCGCCAGGACCAGGACGGAGTCCTCCGTCCGGAGCAGATCCAGTCGCCGTCGGCCTGTCGCTGCGGTGCTGTCGGGGCGACCGCCTCGGCACCGCCCGCCGCACCGTCGTCGCCTGCGGGATGCACGGGCACCGGTCAGCGGTATCCGCCGCCGAAGAACAGCAGTCCGCTGTCGCCCGATCCTCGGGTGGCGGCCAGCACGGCGCCCACGAAGATCGAGTGGTCGCCGCCGGGGAAGGACTCCGTCAGCTCGCACTCCAGCCAGGCGAGCGCCCCGGCGAGCAGGGGCGCACCCGTGCAGGGTCCCGGCAGCCAGTCGACGGCGTCGAACTGAGCGAGGCCTCGCGGTCGGCGGCGGTCGGCGAAGTGGCGGGCGGTGTCCTTCTGTTCCGCCGCCAGCACCGACACGCCGAAACTGCCGGTCGCGGTGATGGCGGCGTGCATCGTGGCGTCGTGCGCCACGCAGCACAGCGCGAGTGGCGGGTGCAACGACACCGAGCTGAAGGCGTTGGCCGTCATCCCGTGGACGTGGTCGCCGCCCACGGTGAGGACCACGACGCCGGTGGCGAACCAGGACATCGCCTCCCGCAGTGCCGCACCGGAGACCAGTCGGGAGTCTCCTGGCGGCGTCTCGTCTGCGGTCGCGGGCAGCATCAGGCCGGTCGTGCGCCTGTCGTCGGACACGTCAGCCTCCCGCCGGGTACGCGGTCGGTCCGACGGCGGCCGGGCGCAGCGCCGGTGTCGCATACTCGGCGAGCGCCGCGCGCAGCTCGCTCGGGACCCGGGCAGGCGCCGTCGCGGTGTTCGGTCCTCGCATGCAGGCGATGCGCTGTCGACCGCGCGCCACCAGGTGCTCCTGCCGATCGATCAGGTGCACGTAGTCGAAGGCGAATTGGATCTGGGTCTGAGTGAGCTCCTCCAGTCGCATGCGCACCGCGAGCTCGTCGAACGCGGTGATCTCGGCGAAGAACTCGCACTCGGCCTTGAGCGTGAACAGCTTGAGATCGTCCCGCAGCTCGGCCAGCACACCGGGGGCCTTCTCCATGAGGAACAGCTCTCGACAGCGTCCCTGCCAGCGCAGATAGTTCACGTAGTAGACGTTGCCGACGAGATTGGTCTCCTCGAAGCCCACGACGTGACGGATCTCGTAGTACCCGGCCATGTTCATCTCCCCTCTCCCACGAGCACGGCGAAGACCACCGGGTCCGGTCGGTCGTCGACGGTGGTGACCCAGGTCGCGATCCTGCTGCGTCCCGACGAGAACACCGTCCAGCCGTCGGGACGGCTCCGGTCGACGGTGAGGGTGATCGACGTCGACCCGGCCTTGCGGGCGCACTCCAGCGCGGCCCACACCCTGGTGCCCGCGACGGACCGGTTCTCGTCCGCCTCGGCGCCCACGAGGTCGCGAACCGCCAGCAGGGCCGGTCCGAGCAGCCCTGCCCAGTCCGCTTCGGAACGTTCGACGGCGGGCTCGACGTCACAGCCCAGCGGTCCGGCCCCGGCGACGACCATGGTCAGGCCTGCACCGTGAGAGGCCGACATC
The Actinoalloteichus fjordicus DNA segment above includes these coding regions:
- a CDS encoding flavin reductase family protein — translated: MSWFATGVVVLTVGGDHVHGMTANAFSSVSLHPPLALCCVAHDATMHAAITATGSFGVSVLAAEQKDTARHFADRRRPRGLAQFDAVDWLPGPCTGAPLLAGALAWLECELTESFPGGDHSIFVGAVLAATRGSGDSGLLFFGGGYR
- a CDS encoding SgcJ/EcaC family oxidoreductase, producing the protein MTTTDSTTLDDDTAAVRRLPQRIMDAWAAHDGAAFADVFTEDGSLILPGDVFLQSRAQIGAFMSAAFAGPFQGTRVVGEPVAVKFLGPTTCLVLTRGGIRAPGEPEVAPERAVRASWLLVKQDDEWRITAYQNTPIAAH
- a CDS encoding RNA polymerase sigma factor, giving the protein MPSGAPDAEQVDALLRRLTPQVLGTLIRRHGGFDACEDALQEALLDAALTWPEQGTPEQPSAWLITVASRRLVDQHRSERARRRREIAVAAMTPADEVFAPGPDQDPSGDRDDTLVLLFLCCHPALTPPSQLALTLRAVGGLTTAQIARGFLVPEATMAQRISRARQRIKNSATPFRLPAAAQQAERLPIVLHVLYLIFNEGYAASSGADLHRAELTGEAIRLARTLRDLRPEDGEVAGLLALMLLTESRRPARTRPDGALVLLKDQDRRLWDQAAIAEGVTLITDALARPPLGPYQVQAAIAAVHAEAACAEDTDWPQILALYGLLERLAPNPMVTLNHAIAAAMVRGPQAGLDLLAHLDSDDRIARHHRLAAVRGHLLETAGDRAAARAAYRLAAERTTSAPERRYLTGCAERLADDGIR
- a CDS encoding TIGR03084 family metal-binding protein; the protein is MTQLQDVISALRAEADDVDRLLVDLDEAGWDRQTPAPDWTIAHQIAHLTATFRMAADAAADQAAFRRTTSTMGDDFDAAVSKALAPYLALPRGELFCRWQAQRDAATAALAAVPPGQTVPWLVNPLPAEVLASAGMMELFGHGQDIADTLGVHREHTDRIRPLVVFGARTRDFGYLARGLTPPSEQFRFDLTAPSGALWTVGDADAAQVISGPAVDFCLLVSRRRHRDDLSLVAQGAEAEQWLDIAQAYRGPAGEGRRPGQFATTRH
- a CDS encoding acyl-CoA thioesterase; the protein is MAGYYEIRHVVGFEETNLVGNVYYVNYLRWQGRCRELFLMEKAPGVLAELRDDLKLFTLKAECEFFAEITAFDELAVRMRLEELTQTQIQFAFDYVHLIDRQEHLVARGRQRIACMRGPNTATAPARVPSELRAALAEYATPALRPAAVGPTAYPAGG